In one Myripristis murdjan chromosome 5, fMyrMur1.1, whole genome shotgun sequence genomic region, the following are encoded:
- the LOC115359171 gene encoding transcription factor HES-5-like, with amino-acid sequence MAPTITSAASNCQEQLTLSHKLRKPLVEKHRRERINSSIEQLKCLLAPELLQQQPDSKLEKADILEMTVCFLRRQQRRRQQQQRAVDSAAVNQGYSSCVQEVAHFLSKEELKSQSQRRLLKHFHKLQSSSDKKLSEAGCSLVSCPVQSSSSKEERPVNSALWRPWDTAAGCSSHQTN; translated from the exons ATGGCTCCTACAATCACTTCAGCAGCCAGCAACTGTCAGGAGCAGCTGACTCTGAGCCACAAG CTCAGAAAGCCTCTGGTGGAGAAGCATCGCAGAGAGCGGATCAACAGCAGCATCGAGCAGCTCAAGTGTCTCCTGGCTCCAGAgctgctccagcagcagcctgactcCAAGCTGGAGAAAGCAGACATCCTGGAGATGACCGTTTGCTTCCTGAGACgacagcagcggcggcggcagcagcagcagagagccgTGGActcagcagctgtcaatcagggcTACTCCAGCTGTGTCCAAGAGGTGGCGCACTTCCTGTccaaggaggagctgaagagccAGTCCCAGAGAAGACTGCTGAAGCACTTCCACAAGCTGCAGTCTTCCTCTGACAAGAAGCTGAGCGAGGCTGGCTGCTCTCTTGTGAGCTGCCCagttcagagcagcagcagcaaagaggaGAGGCCAGTCAACAGCGCCCTCTGGAGGCCCTGGGACactgctgcaggctgcagctctcaccaaacaaactga
- the LOC115359172 gene encoding transcription factor HES-5-like, producing MAPTITSAASNCQEQLTLSHKLRKPLVEKHRRERINSSIEQLKCLLAPELLQQQPDSKLEKADILEMTVCFLRRQQQRRQQQQRAVGSAAVNQGYSSCVQEVAHFLSKEELKSQSQRRLLKHFHKLQSSSDKKLSEAGCSLVSCPVQSSSCKEERPVNSALWRPWDTAASCSSHQTN from the exons ATGGCTCCTACAATCACTTCAGCAGCCAGCAACTGTCAGGAGCAGCTGACTCTGAGCCACAAG CTCAGAAAGCCTCTGGTGGAGAAGCATCGCAGAGAGCGGATCAACAGCAGCATCGAGCAGCTCAAGTGTCTCCTGGCTCCAGAgttgctccagcagcagcctgactcCAAGCTGGAGAAAGCAGACATCCTGGAGATGACCGTCTGCTTCCTGAGAcgacagcagcagcggcggcagcagcagcagagagccgTGGGctcagcagctgtcaatcagggcTACTCCAGCTGTGTCCAAGAGGTGGCGCACTTCCTGTccaaggaggagctgaagagccAGTCCCAGAGAAGACTGCTGAAGCACTTCCACAAGCTGCAGTCTTCCTCTGACAAGAAGCTGAGCGAGGCTGGCTGCTCTCTTGTGAGCTGCCCagttcagagcagcagctgcaaaGAGGAGAGGCCAGTCAACAGCGCCCTCTGGAGGCCCTGGGACACTGCTGCAAGCTGCAGCTCTcaccaaacaaactga